In Misgurnus anguillicaudatus chromosome 5, ASM2758022v2, whole genome shotgun sequence, a genomic segment contains:
- the LOC141363823 gene encoding uncharacterized protein translates to MASYRKKLKQLGCPELSVNTSTHSRYAVVKKPHKAELNYLPPHPEGQTAESLEQICEELLGDVYIRDNLRVVNEKMATTFSIRRQEIVKESLAVDVLMLRWPALFHVTQIKEEFKRLTAVDLESTFIGNLDKVMANLLGLFHAKGGIAGYKIRETMKLLDQDHGVDIRREVVIRCLIVYLSENIEDLIEHYQDTTAVEDIAEHSLKIITRGGAPDGTPFDAEIVLDGIRVLGGLSSLMSPCISLFGLIYSLDLCYPKGLKYTFEFFQKVLLNLVQNCHQRFYH, encoded by the exons ATGGCCAGCTATCGGAAAAAATTGAAACAACTTGGATGCCCAGAATTGTCTGTAAATACATCAACACACAGCAGGTATGCAGTTGTCAAAAAGCCACACAAAGCTGAACTGAACTACCTCCCCCCACATCCCGAAGGACAAACAGCTGAGTCTCTTGAACAAATTTGTGAAGAACTTCTCGGAGATGTCTACATTAGGGACAATTTAAGGGTTGTAAATGAAAAGATGGCTACAACGTTTTCCATTCGAAGACAGGAAATAGTGAAGGAAAGCCTAGCTGTGGATGTGCTAATGCTAAGGTGGCCAGctctttttcatgtcactcaG atcAAAGAAGAATTTAAAAGGTTGACAGCTGTAGATCTGGAATCAACCTTCATTGGAAATTTAGACAAGGTTATGGCAAACCTCCTTGGGTTGTTTCATGCAAAGGGAGGAATTGCAGGGTACAAAATCCGTGAGACAATGAAACTATTGGACCAG GACCACGGAGTGGACATTCGTAGAGAAGTGGTGATACGCTGTTTGATTGTCTACCTATCTGAAAACATTGAGGATCTCATAGAACATTACCAG GACACTACTGCAGTTGAAGACATTGCAGAGCACAGCCTGAAGATCATAACCAGAGGGGGCGCACCAGATGGCACTCCATTTGACGCAGAAATAGTCCTGGATGGAATTCGGGTTCTGGGAGGATTATCCAGTCTAATGAGTCCATGTATTTCCCTGTTTGGACTGATATACAGTCTCGATCTGTGTTACCCGAAAGGACTCAAGTACACATTTGAATTCTTTCAAAAAGTACTGTTGAACTTAGTGCAAAATTGTCACCAAAGATTTTATCACTAA